From a single Vanacampus margaritifer isolate UIUO_Vmar chromosome 15, RoL_Vmar_1.0, whole genome shotgun sequence genomic region:
- the phka1a gene encoding phosphorylase b kinase regulatory subunit alpha, skeletal muscle isoform isoform X2 has protein sequence MRSRSNSGVKLDNYARIVQQTILQHQDPVTGLLPGSSEQPDAWVRDNVYSIVSVWALSLAYRKNADRDEDKAKAYELEQSVVKLMRGVLQCIMRQLDKVEKFKYSCSTSDSLHAKYNTRTCATVVGDDQWGHLQVDATSLFLLFLAQMTASGLHIVYTQDEVDVVQNLMFYIEAAYKVADYGMWERGDKTNQGITEINASSIGTAKAALEALDELNLFGAKGGPGSVVHALADDIQHCQSILTSMLPRASVSKEVDAGVLAIISYPAFAVEDMNIVNMTKEEIISKLQGRFGCCRFLRDGHKTPKEDPNRLYYESAELKLFENIECEWPLFWTYLILDGIFINSPEQVQEYQDALEGILIKRKDGIRLLPELYSVPPDKVEEEYVNPHTVERIPMGKCPLKWGQSLYILGKLLSEGFLAPGEIDPLNRRFSTIPKPDVVVQVSILAETEEIKQLLQKHGINVETVADIHPIHVQPSRVLSHIYARLGRNPRLGLTGRPYRKIGVLGTSKFYIIRNTIFSFTPQFLDHQQFYLALDNKMIVEMLRTEISYLSSRWRMTGRPTVTFPISQTMLTEDHSNLDPAVLATLKKLQDGYYGGARIQTGKLSEFLTTSCFAHLSFLDGKASGSTGSTDSRAEDEFADADGEGYVHELGCDDEADDLAQYLDHLLAHAAPKKPKTHLGGLGKFKAAATKTKEMVTLMNKAQGLNVQEVNMYLPNKLFRSNQPSLNLNLPDSSAPPDSQVPEMTVIPENGVPRDASGAVDYHALVRLLKDTQSLQDQADILYILFKEKGMDWDTGLQGKGVTVRSLLSDLYEKAGELKHWGLIRMISAMLRKKVEELDSACSDLLAHQKHLTVGLPPEPREKTITAPIPLDQLASIIDEASDNNISVAILTQEIMVYLAMSIRTQPSLFSEMFRLRIGLIIQVMATELAQSLNCSGEEATESLMSLSPSELKNLLHHILSGKEFGVERSVRDADSGVSPAISIHHLGNVGATKSERAGISKLKSDMKMADRRVSMTDAVKPDQSATSARKSLRSHSLDVSNIESGRYRLPSIESLDFPESTSVAKDTRHGQWLRRRRLDGSLNRVPVGFYQKVWKILQKCHGLSIEGYVLPSSTTREMTPGEIKFSLHVETVLNRVPQPEYRQLLVEAILVLTMLSDVDIPSIGSIVHAEKIVQIANDMFCKDQRDLGAEEHMLERDPATGVCRLLYDSAPSGRFGSMTYMTKAVAVYVQDFLPGGSCAVQ, from the exons CTGGACAAAGTGGAGAAGTTCAAGTACAGCTGCAGCACGTCCGACTCGCTCCACGCCAAGTACAACACCAGGACCTGCGCCACCGTGGTTGGGGACGACCAGTGGGGCCACCTGCAGGTGGACGCCACCTCGCTCTTCCTGCTCTTCCTGGCTCAGATGACGGCATCCG GTCTTCATATCGTCTACACCCAAGACGAAGTAGATGTAGTGCAGAATCTCATGTTCTACATCGAGGCAGCTTACAAAGTGGCA GATTATGGGATGTGGGAAAGAGGCGACAAAACCAACCAGGGCATCACTGAGATCAACGCCAGCTCCATCGGCACGGCCAAG GCAGCTCTGGAGGCTCTCGATGAACTCAACCTCTTCGGAGCCAAAGGTGGACCCGGATCGGTGGTACACGCCCTGGCTGACGACATTCAACACTGCCAG TCCATCTTGACCTCCATGCTCCCCAGAGCATCCGTCTCCAAAGAAGTAGATGCCGGCGTCCTGGCCATCATCTCCTATCCCGCATTCGCCGTGGAGGACATGAACATCGTCAATATGACCAAGGAGGAGATAATCTCCAAGCTGCAG GGTCGCTTCGGCTGCTGCAGGTTCCTCCGAGACGGGCACAAAACTCCCAAAGAG GACCCGAATCGTCTGTATTACGAATCCGCCGAGCTCAAGTTGTTTGAGAACATCGAGTGCGAGTGGCCTCTTTTCTGGACATACCTCATCCTGGATGGAATTTTCATCAACAGCCCCGAGCAG GTGCAGGAGTACCAGGACGCTCTGGAGGGCATCTTGATCAAGCGAAAAGACGGAATACGACTGCTGCCCGAGCTCTACAGCGTCCCGCCGGACAAG gtggaggaggagtACGTAAATCCTCACACAGTGGAGAGGATTCCCATGGGGAAGTGTCCCCTCAAGTGGGGACAATCTCTTTATATTCTGGGAAAGCTTTTGTCTGAG GGTTTTCTCGCTCCCGGAGAGATCGACCCCCTGAACCGTCGCTTTTCCACTATCCCCAAGCCTGACGTGGTGGTACAAG TGTCCATCCTGGCTGAGACGGAGGAGATTAAACAGCTGCTTCAGAAGCACGGCATCAACGTGGAGACGGTGGCCGACATCCATCCCATCCACGTGCAGCCTTCCAGAGTGCTCAGCCACATCTACGCCCGACTCG GTCGGAACCCCAGACTGGGTTTGACAGGACGGCCTTACAGGAAGATCGGCGTGCTGGGAACCTCCAAGTTCTACATCATCAGGAACACCATCTTCTCATTCACGCCTCAG TTTCTGGACCACCAGCAGTTCTACTTGGCCCTGGACAACAAAATGATCGTGGAGATGCTGAGGACGGAAATTTCCTACTTATCGTCCAGATGGAGGATGACGGGAAGACCCACCGTCACGTTCCCCATCTCGCAGACGATGCTGA CTGAAGACCACAGCAATCTGGACCCCGCTGTGCTGGCCACCCTGAAGAAACTACAGGACGGCTACTACGGCGGAGCAAG GATCCAGACGGGAAAGCTGTCGGAATTCTTGACCACGTCGTGTTTCGCCCACCTCAGCTTTTTGGATGGTAAGGCCTCGGGCAGCACGGGCAGCACGGACAGCCGTGCCGAGGACGAGTTTGCCGATGCTGACGGCGAGGGATACGTGCATGAGTTGGGCTGTGATGACG AGGCTGATGACCTCGCTCAGTACCTAGACCACCTGTTGGCCCACGCGGCCCCCAAGAAGCCCAAAACGCATTTGGGAGGGCTGGGCAAGTTCAAGGCGGCCGCCACCAAAACCAAAGAGATGGTGACCCTGATGAACAAGGCCCAAGGCCTCAACGTGCAAG AAGTCAACATGTACCTGCCCAATAAGCTGTTTCGCTCAAATCAGCCATCCCTCAACCTGAACCTTCCGGACTCTTCAGCACCGCCAGACAGTCAG GTCCCGGAAATGACGGTGATACCTGAGAACGGCGTGCCGCGGGACGCCAGCGGGGCTGTGGATTACCACGCACTGGTGCGCCTCCTGAAAGACACGCAAAGTCTGCAGGACCAAGCCGACATCCTTTACATTCTCTTCAAGGAGAA GGGCATGGACTGGGACACCGGTCTGCAGGGCAAAGGCGTCACTGTGCGTTCGCTGCTCAGCGACCTGTACGAGAAGGCCGGCGAGCTGAAGCACTGGGGGCTCATCAGGATGATCTCGGCCATGCTGaggaagaaggtggaggagctgGACTCG GCCTGCTCCGATTTGCTGGCCCACCAGAAGCACCTGACGGTGGGTTTGCCGCCGGAGCCCCGAGAGAAGACCATCACGGCCCCCATCCCCCTGGACCAGCTGGCATCCATCATTGACGAGGCCAGCGACAACAACATCAGCGTGGCTATTCTCACCCAG GAGATCATGGTGTACTTGGCTATGAGCATCAGGACACAGCCTAGCCTGTTCAGCGAGATGTTTCGCCTCCGCATCGGGCTCATCATCCAGGTCATGGCCACGGAGCTGGCTCAGTCGCTCAACTGCTCTG GGGAGGAGGCCACTGAAAGCCTGATGAGTCTGAGCCCCTCTGAGCTGAAGAACCTCCTGCATCACATTCTGAGCGGGAAGGAGTTCGGCGTGGAGCGCAGCG TGCGAGACGCAGACAGCGGCGTCAGTCCGGCCATCTCCATCCATCACCTCGGGAACGTGGGCGCCACCAAGAGCGAGAGGGCGGGAATCAGCAAGCTCAAGAGCGACATGAAGATG gCGGATCGCAGAGTGTCTATGACAGATGCAGTCAAG CCGGACCAGAGCGCGACGTCTGCTCGCAAG AGCCTCCGATCTCACTCACTGGACGTCAGCAACATCGAGTCAGGG AGGTACAGACTTCCCTCCATCGAGTCGCTGGACTTCCCGGAGAGCACCTCGGTCGCCAAGGATACGAGACACGGGCAGTGGCTGCGCAGGAGGCGCCTGGACGGATCGCTGAACCGCGTCCCCGTCGGCTTCTATCAGAAAGTCTGGAAGATTCTGCAGAAA TGTCACGGCCTGTCCATCGAGGGCTACGTCCTCCCGTCTTCCACCACCAGAGAG ATGACCCCTGGTGAGATCAAGTTCTCGCTCCACGTGGAGACGGTGCTGAACCGCGTCCCGCAGCCCGAATACCGCCAGCTGCTGGTGGAGGCCATCTTGGTGCTCACCATGCTGTCCGACGTGGACATCCCCAGCATCGGCTCCATCGTCCACGCCGAGAAGATCGTACAGATCGCCAACGACATGTTCTGCAAAGATCAG AGAGACCTGGGCGCAGAGGAGCACATGCTGGAGCGGGACCCGGCCACCGGAGTTTGCAGACTGCTGTACGACAGTGCCCCCAGTGGCCGCTTTGGGAGCATGACCTACATGACAAAGGCGGTGGCGGTATACGTGCAGGACTTCCTGCCCGGCGGCTCGTGCGCTGTCCAGTGA
- the phka1a gene encoding phosphorylase b kinase regulatory subunit alpha, skeletal muscle isoform isoform X5, whose protein sequence is MRSRSNSGVKLDNYARIVQQTILQHQDPVTGLLPGSSEQPDAWVRDNVYSIVSVWALSLAYRKNADRDEDKAKAYELEQSVVKLMRGVLQCIMRQLDKVEKFKYSCSTSDSLHAKYNTRTCATVVGDDQWGHLQVDATSLFLLFLAQMTASGLHIVYTQDEVDVVQNLMFYIEAAYKVADYGMWERGDKTNQGITEINASSIGTAKAALEALDELNLFGAKGGPGSVVHALADDIQHCQSILTSMLPRASVSKEVDAGVLAIISYPAFAVEDMNIVNMTKEEIISKLQGRFGCCRFLRDGHKTPKEDPNRLYYESAELKLFENIECEWPLFWTYLILDGIFINSPEQVQEYQDALEGILIKRKDGIRLLPELYSVPPDKVEEEYVNPHTVERIPMGKCPLKWGQSLYILGKLLSEGFLAPGEIDPLNRRFSTIPKPDVVVQVSILAETEEIKQLLQKHGINVETVADIHPIHVQPSRVLSHIYARLGRNPRLGLTGRPYRKIGVLGTSKFYIIRNTIFSFTPQFLDHQQFYLALDNKMIVEMLRTEISYLSSRWRMTGRPTVTFPISQTMLTEDHSNLDPAVLATLKKLQDGYYGGARIQTGKLSEFLTTSCFAHLSFLDGKASGSTGSTDSRAEDEFADADGEGYVHELGCDDEADDLAQYLDHLLAHAAPKKPKTHLGGLGKFKAAATKTKEMVTLMNKAQGLNVQEVNMYLPNKLFRSNQPSLNLNLPDSSAPPDSQVPEMTVIPENGVPRDASGAVDYHALVRLLKDTQSLQDQADILYILFKEKGMDWDTGLQGKGVTVRSLLSDLYEKAGELKHWGLIRMISAMLRKKVEELDSACSDLLAHQKHLTVGLPPEPREKTITAPIPLDQLASIIDEASDNNISVAILTQEIMVYLAMSIRTQPSLFSEMFRLRIGLIIQVMATELAQSLNCSGEEATESLMSLSPSELKNLLHHILSGKEFGVERSVRDADSGVSPAISIHHLGNVGATKSERAGISKLKSDMKMRYRLPSIESLDFPESTSVAKDTRHGQWLRRRRLDGSLNRVPVGFYQKVWKILQKCHGLSIEGYVLPSSTTREMTPGEIKFSLHVETVLNRVPQPEYRQLLVEAILVLTMLSDVDIPSIGSIVHAEKIVQIANDMFCKDQRDLGAEEHMLERDPATGVCRLLYDSAPSGRFGSMTYMTKAVAVYVQDFLPGGSCAVQ, encoded by the exons CTGGACAAAGTGGAGAAGTTCAAGTACAGCTGCAGCACGTCCGACTCGCTCCACGCCAAGTACAACACCAGGACCTGCGCCACCGTGGTTGGGGACGACCAGTGGGGCCACCTGCAGGTGGACGCCACCTCGCTCTTCCTGCTCTTCCTGGCTCAGATGACGGCATCCG GTCTTCATATCGTCTACACCCAAGACGAAGTAGATGTAGTGCAGAATCTCATGTTCTACATCGAGGCAGCTTACAAAGTGGCA GATTATGGGATGTGGGAAAGAGGCGACAAAACCAACCAGGGCATCACTGAGATCAACGCCAGCTCCATCGGCACGGCCAAG GCAGCTCTGGAGGCTCTCGATGAACTCAACCTCTTCGGAGCCAAAGGTGGACCCGGATCGGTGGTACACGCCCTGGCTGACGACATTCAACACTGCCAG TCCATCTTGACCTCCATGCTCCCCAGAGCATCCGTCTCCAAAGAAGTAGATGCCGGCGTCCTGGCCATCATCTCCTATCCCGCATTCGCCGTGGAGGACATGAACATCGTCAATATGACCAAGGAGGAGATAATCTCCAAGCTGCAG GGTCGCTTCGGCTGCTGCAGGTTCCTCCGAGACGGGCACAAAACTCCCAAAGAG GACCCGAATCGTCTGTATTACGAATCCGCCGAGCTCAAGTTGTTTGAGAACATCGAGTGCGAGTGGCCTCTTTTCTGGACATACCTCATCCTGGATGGAATTTTCATCAACAGCCCCGAGCAG GTGCAGGAGTACCAGGACGCTCTGGAGGGCATCTTGATCAAGCGAAAAGACGGAATACGACTGCTGCCCGAGCTCTACAGCGTCCCGCCGGACAAG gtggaggaggagtACGTAAATCCTCACACAGTGGAGAGGATTCCCATGGGGAAGTGTCCCCTCAAGTGGGGACAATCTCTTTATATTCTGGGAAAGCTTTTGTCTGAG GGTTTTCTCGCTCCCGGAGAGATCGACCCCCTGAACCGTCGCTTTTCCACTATCCCCAAGCCTGACGTGGTGGTACAAG TGTCCATCCTGGCTGAGACGGAGGAGATTAAACAGCTGCTTCAGAAGCACGGCATCAACGTGGAGACGGTGGCCGACATCCATCCCATCCACGTGCAGCCTTCCAGAGTGCTCAGCCACATCTACGCCCGACTCG GTCGGAACCCCAGACTGGGTTTGACAGGACGGCCTTACAGGAAGATCGGCGTGCTGGGAACCTCCAAGTTCTACATCATCAGGAACACCATCTTCTCATTCACGCCTCAG TTTCTGGACCACCAGCAGTTCTACTTGGCCCTGGACAACAAAATGATCGTGGAGATGCTGAGGACGGAAATTTCCTACTTATCGTCCAGATGGAGGATGACGGGAAGACCCACCGTCACGTTCCCCATCTCGCAGACGATGCTGA CTGAAGACCACAGCAATCTGGACCCCGCTGTGCTGGCCACCCTGAAGAAACTACAGGACGGCTACTACGGCGGAGCAAG GATCCAGACGGGAAAGCTGTCGGAATTCTTGACCACGTCGTGTTTCGCCCACCTCAGCTTTTTGGATGGTAAGGCCTCGGGCAGCACGGGCAGCACGGACAGCCGTGCCGAGGACGAGTTTGCCGATGCTGACGGCGAGGGATACGTGCATGAGTTGGGCTGTGATGACG AGGCTGATGACCTCGCTCAGTACCTAGACCACCTGTTGGCCCACGCGGCCCCCAAGAAGCCCAAAACGCATTTGGGAGGGCTGGGCAAGTTCAAGGCGGCCGCCACCAAAACCAAAGAGATGGTGACCCTGATGAACAAGGCCCAAGGCCTCAACGTGCAAG AAGTCAACATGTACCTGCCCAATAAGCTGTTTCGCTCAAATCAGCCATCCCTCAACCTGAACCTTCCGGACTCTTCAGCACCGCCAGACAGTCAG GTCCCGGAAATGACGGTGATACCTGAGAACGGCGTGCCGCGGGACGCCAGCGGGGCTGTGGATTACCACGCACTGGTGCGCCTCCTGAAAGACACGCAAAGTCTGCAGGACCAAGCCGACATCCTTTACATTCTCTTCAAGGAGAA GGGCATGGACTGGGACACCGGTCTGCAGGGCAAAGGCGTCACTGTGCGTTCGCTGCTCAGCGACCTGTACGAGAAGGCCGGCGAGCTGAAGCACTGGGGGCTCATCAGGATGATCTCGGCCATGCTGaggaagaaggtggaggagctgGACTCG GCCTGCTCCGATTTGCTGGCCCACCAGAAGCACCTGACGGTGGGTTTGCCGCCGGAGCCCCGAGAGAAGACCATCACGGCCCCCATCCCCCTGGACCAGCTGGCATCCATCATTGACGAGGCCAGCGACAACAACATCAGCGTGGCTATTCTCACCCAG GAGATCATGGTGTACTTGGCTATGAGCATCAGGACACAGCCTAGCCTGTTCAGCGAGATGTTTCGCCTCCGCATCGGGCTCATCATCCAGGTCATGGCCACGGAGCTGGCTCAGTCGCTCAACTGCTCTG GGGAGGAGGCCACTGAAAGCCTGATGAGTCTGAGCCCCTCTGAGCTGAAGAACCTCCTGCATCACATTCTGAGCGGGAAGGAGTTCGGCGTGGAGCGCAGCG TGCGAGACGCAGACAGCGGCGTCAGTCCGGCCATCTCCATCCATCACCTCGGGAACGTGGGCGCCACCAAGAGCGAGAGGGCGGGAATCAGCAAGCTCAAGAGCGACATGAAGATG AGGTACAGACTTCCCTCCATCGAGTCGCTGGACTTCCCGGAGAGCACCTCGGTCGCCAAGGATACGAGACACGGGCAGTGGCTGCGCAGGAGGCGCCTGGACGGATCGCTGAACCGCGTCCCCGTCGGCTTCTATCAGAAAGTCTGGAAGATTCTGCAGAAA TGTCACGGCCTGTCCATCGAGGGCTACGTCCTCCCGTCTTCCACCACCAGAGAG ATGACCCCTGGTGAGATCAAGTTCTCGCTCCACGTGGAGACGGTGCTGAACCGCGTCCCGCAGCCCGAATACCGCCAGCTGCTGGTGGAGGCCATCTTGGTGCTCACCATGCTGTCCGACGTGGACATCCCCAGCATCGGCTCCATCGTCCACGCCGAGAAGATCGTACAGATCGCCAACGACATGTTCTGCAAAGATCAG AGAGACCTGGGCGCAGAGGAGCACATGCTGGAGCGGGACCCGGCCACCGGAGTTTGCAGACTGCTGTACGACAGTGCCCCCAGTGGCCGCTTTGGGAGCATGACCTACATGACAAAGGCGGTGGCGGTATACGTGCAGGACTTCCTGCCCGGCGGCTCGTGCGCTGTCCAGTGA